The following proteins come from a genomic window of Zonotrichia leucophrys gambelii isolate GWCS_2022_RI chromosome 4, RI_Zleu_2.0, whole genome shotgun sequence:
- the HMGB2 gene encoding high mobility group protein B2 encodes MGKGDPNKPRGKMSSYAYFVQTCREEHKKKHPDSSVNFAEFSRKCSERWKTMSSKEKGKFEEMAKGDKARYDREMKNYVPPKGEKKGKKKDPNAPKRPPSAFFLFCSEHRPKIKNEHPGLSIGDTAKKLGEMWSEQSAKDKLPYEQKAAKLKEKYEKDIAAYRAKSKSDAGKKGPGRPAGSKKKAEPEEEEEEEEEEEEEEEEDDEDEE; translated from the exons ATGGGCAAAGGCGACCCCAATAAGCCGCGGGGCAAGATGTCCTCGTACGCCTACTTCGTGCAGACGTGCCGCGAGGAGCACAAGAAGAAGCACCCGGACTCGTCCGTCAACTTCGCAGAGTTCTCGCGGAAGTGCTCGGAGCGGTGGAAg ACAATGTCAagcaaggaaaaaggaaagtttgAAGAAATGGCTAAAGGAGACAAAGCTCGCTATGACAGGGAGATGAAAAACTATGTTCCTCCCAAAGGcgagaagaagggaaagaaaaaggaccCCAACGCTCCTAAAAGACCGCC ATCTgcattcttccttttctgttctgaGCACCGTCCGAAAATCAAAAACGAACATCCTGGCTTGTCCATTGGAGATACAGCAAAGAAATTAGGTGAAATGTGGTCTGAACAGTCGGCCAAAGATAAACTGCCATACGAACAGAAGGCTGCAAAACTAAAGGAGAAGTATGAAAAG GACATTGCAGCATATCGTGCCAAGAGCAAGAGTGATGCAGGAAAGAAGGGCCCAGGTAGGCCTGCAGGATCTAAGAAGAAAGCAGaaccagaggaggaggaagaggaagaggaggaggaggaggaagaagaggaggaagacgATGAGGATGAAGAATAA